Part of the Candidatus Eisenbacteria bacterium genome, CCGCGCGTCAAACCCTCCACCCGTAGCCCAGCGGCCCCGTTCCGCAACTCAGGGCTCGATTCTGCAACAGGCTCCATGAGCCATGAGATCAGGACGCCGATGACGGCGATCCTGGGCATGGCCGACCTTCTGGCCGGCGACGATCTGCCGCCGGACGCGGCGCGTCATCTGGGTGCCATCCGCGCCTCCGGCCGACAGCTCCTGGCGGTCATCGACGATGTGCTCGACGTCACCCGGATCGAGGCCGGGACCGTCCAGCTCGAGACGGCCGACTTCGATGTCCCCCGCCTGGTCGAGGAGGTCAGGTCGATCCTGAACCCGCAGGCGGTCGAGCGCGGCCTTGTCTTCGCCTTCGAGTTTCCCGGCGAGGTCCTGCCGGCGGTCCAGGGTGACCCC contains:
- a CDS encoding histidine kinase dimerization/phospho-acceptor domain-containing protein produces the protein MSHEIRTPMTAILGMADLLAGDDLPPDAARHLGAIRASGRQLLAVIDDVLDVTRIEAGTVQLETADFDVPRLVEEVRSILNPQAVERGLVFAFEFPGEVLPAVQGDPTRLRQVLLNLVGNALKFTEQGRVAVAVSRLPAPAGSIRLRFEVRDTGI